CGGGTCGACGCGCACCCTCGACGTCCACGTGTCGGCCCTTCGGCAGAAGCTCGGGCCCGAGATCGCCATCACGACCGTGCGCGGGGTCGGGTTCCGGTTGGAGCACGCCGATGCGCCGTAGGCTCGTCGCCTCGTACCTCGTGATCGTCGGGCTCGCCCTCGTCGCCTTCACCGTGCCGGTCGGCCTGCAGCTGACCGACCTGTTGCGCAGCGATCAACGCGAGGTGGCCCTGCGCGAGGCACGCACCATCGCCGTCCTGCTCGCCACCGCCACCCAAGCGGACGACGCCACGGCCCGCGGTGCCCGGGTGGCGCTGCTGCAGTTGCGTGACGAGATGGAGGAGCAGACCGACGGCCGTGTCGAGCTGATCGGCGTCGACCGGTCACCCGCCCTCGGCCGGCCGGTCGTCGGCGCGGACGACGGCGACTTCGACGACGCCCTGTCGGGGCAGGAGCGTGTGCGTTCACTCGACGACTCCGTGCTCGGCGAGCGGGGCCTGCAGGTGACGGTGCCCGCGACGACCGACGACGGCCGGGTGGACGGCGCCGTCCGGGTCACGGTGCCCACGGCCCCGGTGGACGAGGAGGTGCGGGGCATCTGGATCTTCCGGCTCGCGGCCGGTGCGGTCGTCCTGGTGCTCTCGGTGGTCGCCAGCGCCGTCGTCGCCACGTCGCTGCTGCGCCCGCTGCGGTTGCTCGACGCGATGGCCGACCGCATCTCGCGCGGCGACCTCACCGCCCGCGCCGACCTCGACGCGATGGGCCCGCCCGAGATGCGCCGCCTCGCGAGCACCCTGAACGACGGCACCCGACGGATCGAGGTGCTGCTCTCGGCCCAGCGGGCCTTCACCGCGGACGCGTCGCACCAGCTGCGCACGCCCCTCACCGCCCTGCGCCTCGGCCTCGAGAACCTGCAGGACCGGCTCGACGACCCCGCCGACGTGGCCGCCGTCGATCGTGCCCTGAGCGAGTCCGGTCGGCTCAGCCGGCTCGTCTCGGACCTGCTCGTGCTCGCTCGCAGCCAGGGCGCCTCGGCCACGCCGGTACCCGTCGACGTCGGGGCGGTCCTGGAGGCGCGGGCCGAGGTCTGGTCGTCGTCGGCCGAGGACGTCGGGGCGCGGATCGTGGTGGAGCTCGGGGGACCGGGGTTCGGCAGGTCGGGGCTCGGCGGGTCGGGGTCGGGCGGACCGGGGTCGGGCGGGCCGGGGTTGGTCGCGCTGGCCTCGCCGGGGCAGCTCGAGCAGGCGCTCGACAACCTCATCGACAACGCGTTGCGGGTGTGCCCGACCGGCGAGGCGGTGACCCTGCGAGCGACGGCGCCCCCGGAGTCGGACGCAGTCCTCGTCGAGGTGATCGACCGCGGGCCCGGCATGTCGGAGGGCGACCGGGCCCGCGCGTTCGACCGCTTCTGGAGCACCACGCCGGGCGGCTCCGGCCTCGGACTCGCCATCGCTCGAGAACTCGTCCAGCACGACGGCGGGTCGGTCGACCTGGTCGACACTCCCGGCGGCGGGCTGACCGCCCGGCTCGTGCTGCCGCGCGACACCGCGTCGACCGCGGGCGACCGGGCGAGGTGAGCAGGGACGCAGGAGGCGCGGGTCGGCCGCCCCGCGCCTCCTGCGTCCCTGCTCGGTGCCGTCGCGGCGGCCAGTGCACGATCGGGGCGAGCCGCGCCTCCTCGGGGTCGGAGGCGGCGGCGGCGGCCGACGAGGCGGCGGCGGCCGTCCGCGTCAGGCTCGCCGGGGGTGTGCGCGAGCGCGGATCAGCTGCACGGCCACCGCCGCGACGGCCGTCGCGACCAGGACGAGTGCGCCCGCGAGGGTGCCGGCGAAGAACGTGAACGACTTCGCCGTGTGGACGTCGGTCGGCAGTCCCCGGGTCGCGGCCACGATCACGACGCCGGCGACGAGGGCGGCGGCCAGCGAGGCCCAGAAGACGAGGCGGATGCGTGCAGCCGGGACGAGGGCCGCAGTCTGGGGCGACGTGGTCGGGGGAGTGCGCCGCAGGTACCGGACGGCCGCGATGCCGAGCACGACGAGCCCGCCCACCGACGAGACGTACTGCGCCCACTGCGTGCCGACCAGCGGCCCCCACTGCTCGGCCAGCGCCGGGATGAGCATGCTGCCGAACCGGTCCGGGTGCGTGAACGCGTCCCAGAACACGTGGGTGACCACGCCGAGGACGAGTGCGAGGAGGGCCCACGGGGCCGTGCGGGCGAGGCCGGGCCCCGAGCCGGTGTCGACGCCGGGCCCTTGCCCGGCCTCAGGCCCGTACCCGTGCCCACGGGAGTCCCACGACGTCGGCAGGCGCGACCCGATCGACGTCGGCAGCAGGGCGCGGGCCGCCGGCCGCAGCAGCACGCGCCAGACGAGGTAGAGCAGCATCGCGACCGGCACCGAGAACACCAGCAGGCTCGGGAACCCGTGGGTCTGCTCGTAGGTCACGCCGACGGGGAAGAACAGCGGCACGTCCGGCGCCATCGAGCCGACCGCGACCGCCCCGAACGGCAGGGGCGTGCGGACGAACGGCAGGGCGACGACGGCATGGCTGGGGGTGAACGGCACACGCCATCGTGGCGAACGGGGGCCGGGGTCGGCATCCACCCCCGGGTTGAGAAGCGGCGAGCCCCGTCGCGAGTTCCCTCGAGACACATCGACCCATTTGGGATACCGAACGTCACAACATCGCCACAGCGCCCGATCGACAACCCTGCTTTTGGTGACCTGAAACAAAGCGTATTGTCGACGTAACCTGTCCGAAATCGATTCCGGGATACAAAGTGAGGACTTCGTGCAACTGACCTCGTCGCCAGTCGCCACTCAACCCTCACCTGCCGTGGAGTCGCTCATGACTGCTGTATCCCGCACCACCGCACCCCCGTCTTCGTCCGGCGCATCCGTCGCCTCCGTCCTCGACTCGATCGGGTTCACCCGCGCCCAGTTCTGGATCTTCCTGCTGATCCTCGCCGGCGAGTTCTTCAACACCCTCGAACAGAACTCGGTCGGCGCCATGGGCAGCCACCTCAAGGACTCGCTGCAGATCGGCGACGTCCAGCTCACCGGCATCAACACGGCGACCGTCATCGGCGGCCTCATCGGTCGGCTGCTCGCCGGCTACCTGGCCGACAAGTACGGCCGACGCTTCTCGCTCAGCCTGAACCTGCTGATCTACACGCTGGGTGGGCTGCTCAGCGCGGTCGCCATGAACTACGAGTGGCTGCTGGTCAGCCGGCTGATCGTGGGAATCGGCATCGGTGGTGAGTTCATGATCGGCATCGTCATGTTGTCCGAGATGGTCGCCACGAAGTTCCGGGGCACGGCCATCGGCATGATCAACGTAGGCGCGGGCGGCCTCGGCAACTTCATCTCGTACGGCCTGTTCCTGCTGCTGCTCGGCCCGCTCGAGATCAGCCTCGGCGGCCCCGACGTCGTCTGGCGCTGGACCTTCGTCATCTTGGCCGTGCCCGCCCTGTTGGTCGTCCTCTACCGGCGGCGGCTGCCCGAGACCCCGCGGTTCCTGCTCTCGAAGGGCCGGGTCGACGAGGCCAACCGGTCCCTCGCGATCCTCGCGTCGAACTCGCTGCGCCCGACGGATGCGAAGCCGCCCGTGCAGCTGTCGCCGGACGACTTGCCGCCCATGCCCGTCCACGCCAACCCCGCCGCCGTGTTCCACCGGTTCGTCCTGCGCCGCACCGTGGCGCTCGGCGTGGCGTCGTGGATGGCCTTCGGGTCGCAGGTGACGCTCAACTTCCTGATGCCCACCCTGCTCGTCGAGCGCGGCTACAGCGTCACCCAGAGCCTGCTCTACACGATGATCATGAACATCGGTTCGTTGCTCGGCGCCACCACGGCCGCCCTGATCGCCGGCCGGGTCGGCCGTCGCACGGCGGTCACCACCGCCGGGGTGCTCGGCTGCCTCACCGCCCTCGCCTTCGCGGCGCTCGGCAACGGGACCGGGGCCATCCTGGTGCTGGGCGCCTTGTTCCAGTACTTCACCATGGTCACCAACACGACCCTCGCGACGTGGACCGCAGAGGTCTTCCCGACCGCCATCCGCGCCTCCGGAGCCTCGATCGTCAACGGGATCGGCAACATCGCCGGCGCGATCATGCCGTTCCTGGCCGTGGCCCTCTACGGCTCGTACGCCTTCGCCGGGGTCTTCGGTCTCGCCGCCGCCATGTACGCCGTGCTCGTGGTCGCCGCCCGCTTCGCTCCCGAGACCAGGGGGCGCTCGCTCGAGGACGTCAACGAGAACGCCCTGATGGCCGCGACCCCCGCACCGACCCCGGCCGCCACCCGCGCGACCGACTGACCCCCGACGGTGTCGCGGGTCGACGACACCACCAGCACCGACCACCACCATCCCAGGAGGAACCCCATGGACCAGCTCAACGTCACCGCCACGGCGAACGGCTTGAACTACCTGCCCGAGTACGTCGCCGACGCGGGCGGACTCTTCGCCGCCGCCGGCCTCGAGGTCACGGCCACGGCGCGCGACCCGTGGACCGGAGTGCTCGACGACCTCGAGTCGGGCGAGGCCGACGTGGCGTTGGGCGGTCTCTGGGTGCCCGGCATGTACGCCGGCATGGACCGCCGCGTCACGGTCGTCGGACAGCTCAACCACCGGTTCCCGATGACGATCGTGGCCCGGGACGCCACCGGGCCCGTCGGCCTCGACTGGCTGGCCGGCAAGGTCGCCCTCGCCCCGGGGGCCGGCGGCAGCGCACCGTACGAGTTCACGGCGGGCCTGATCCGCGAGGCCGGCCTCGACCCGGCGGCCACCCGCTGGGTGCGCGACCTGTCGACCGCCATGATGATCGAGCTCTATCGGGGCGGTCTCGGCGACGCCATCGTGCTCGACCTGCTCTCGGCGTCCGAGCTCGTCGCGGCCGGTCACGGCACGATCGTCTTCAGCCACCTCGCCGAGGGCGGCGTCATGCCCAACAGCGTGTACTACGTGCGCACCGACCGGGTCGAGGAACTCGCCGACAGGGTCGAGCGGTTCGTCGGCGCCGTCGAGCAGGGCATGCGGAAGATCACCTCGGACGACGCCGACGCCGAGATCGCCACCGTCCTCGCCGCCCGCTGGCCCGAGAAGGACCCCGCACTGCTCCGCTCGGCCGTCGAGCAGATGACCCAGGGCGGCGTGTGGGACACGACCGAGATCGACGCCGACGCCTCGGACCGGTGGATGCGCATCCTCGTCGACGGAGGCCTGGTCGGACGCGCGCCGTCGCTGGACGAGCTCACGGGCGGCCACGCGGTCCGCACGGTGGGCGCCGCCTCGTGACGCTCGTCCTCGCCTCGACCGAGATCACCGATCTGCTGTCCGGGGTCGACGTGTTCGGCGTCGTCGAGGCGGTGCACGCCGACCTCGGCACGGGGGCCATGACGCAGCCGGCCCCGGTGACGCTGTCCGGGTCGGACGACACGGTGTTCCTGCCCATGGCCGTGCGCTCGGATCGCCTCGGCCTGGCCGCCGTCAAGCTGATGGCCGACGTCCCGGGCAACACCGCCCGGGGCCTGCCGTCCCAGCGTTCGACCATCGTCGTCTCGTCCGTCGAGACCGGCGAGTGCGTGGCCGTGCTCGACGGGGCCATGATCACGCGGGCCAGGACGGCCGCCGCGTCGGCCGTCGCCACCCGGCACCTCGCACGCCCTGACTCGCGCGTGCTCGGATTGGTGGGGGCCGGCAACCTGGCCGTCGAGCACGTCCGTGCCCTGCGGGTGGCCCGGGTCCCTCCGCAGCTGGACCACGTCGTGGTGTGGTCCCGCTCGTCGTCGACCGTCGATCGGTTCGTCGACGCCGTGGGCGAGTGCGCCCCCGGGCTCGCGGTGACGGTGGCGGACGACGTCCGGGCCGTCGTCGAGTCGTCCGACGTGCTCTGCACCCTGACGCCGTCGGTCGACCCCATCGTCCGAGGGGCGTGGTTGCGCGCGGGCCAGCATGTCAACGCCGTCGGGGCCCGCCCGAGACCGACCCACCGAGAGCTGGACGGGGCGGCCATGGCCCGCGGCACCCTCGTGGTCGACGGCGCCGCGACCGCCCGGGCCAAGTCCGGCGACCTGCTCGAGGCCCTGCGTGAGGGGTCCTTGCCGGCCGACACGCGCCTCCGTGAGCTCGGCGAGATCGTCGCGGGCATCGCGCCCGGACGCGCGTCGGCCGACGAGGTGACCGTGTTCGACTCGGTCGGCCTCGCGGCGCAGGACCTCGCGGTGGCGGCCGCCGTCGTCGACCTCGCCCGGGCCCGCGGCGTGGGCGACGAACGTCACCTCGCGCCCGTGGCGGTGCCGGCGTGACGGACGGTGCCGGCGGGCTCCGCATCGCCGTCGTCAACTGCAACACGACCGAGTCGATGACCGAGACGGCCGTCGCCCGGGCGCGTCTCGCCGTCGCGCCCGGCACGACGGTCGTCGGCATCACGCCGAGCTGGGGCGTGGCCTCGGCCGAGGGGTGGTATGACAGCTTCGTCAGCGCGGCGGCCGTGCTCGACACCCTGGGCAGCTTGCCGGACGACGTCGACGGGGTCGTCCTGGCCGGGTTCGGCGAACACGGCCGCGAGGGCGCCCGTGAGTTGCTCGACATCCCGGTGGTCGACATCACCGAGGCCGCGGCCCACGTCGCCATGCTGCTCGGCAGGCGGTTCGGCGTGGTGACGACGGTGCGTCGCGCGGTCGGCCAGATCACCGACAGCCTCACCACCGCGGGGCTGATGGAGCACTGCGTCGCCGTCGAGGACACCGGGCTCGGCGTCCTCGAGCTCGAGGCCGACCCCGCGGCCACCGCCGAGGCCTTCGTCGCCGCGGGCCTGCGCGCCGTCGCCCGCGGGGCGGAGGTGGTCTGCCTCGGCTGCGCGGGCATGGCCGGACTCGAGGAACACGTCGGGGAGCGCCTCCCCGTCCCGGTCGTCGACGGTGTCGCGGCCGCCGCCTCGCTCGTCGAGACGCTCGCCCGGCAGGGGCTGACGACGAGCAAGATCGACAGCTACGCCACCCCGCTCGCCAAGGCTCGCAGCTGGCCCGGGCCGGAGCGGGCGGCGGCTCGTGTTGAATGAGGTGATCCCCCTCCGAACGGACCACGTCATGACCGCCGTCACCCCCGAGTCCTCCCTCGCCGAGCAGACCTACCGGACGCTCCGCCGACGGATCATCCTCGGCGAGTACACGCAGGGCGCCCGGCTCGTGGAGGCGACCCTCGCGGCCGAGCTCAACGTGTCGCGGCTGCCCATCCGCGAGGCGTTGCCGCAGCTCGAGAACGAGGGCTTCGTCCGCACACTGCCCCGTCGGTCGTCCCGTGTCGTCGAGTGGACCGAGGCCGACATCACCGAGCTGTTCGACGCCCGTCTGAGCCTCGAGACCCTCGCCGCCCGGTTGGCGGCCCGCGCGGCGGCGGCGGGTGCCTCGCTCGACCCCCTGCGGAAGGCGATCGCCGACGAGCACCGGGCGCTCGACGGCAACGACTGGCTCGAGGTCGCCGAGACGTCGACGGTCGTGCACGAGGTCGTCGTCCAGATCGGTGGCAGCGCCCTGCTCACCTCGCTGATGAGGGCCGTGACCGGTCGGATGACGTGGCTCTTCTACCTGACGTCGGCCCGCGACCAACGCCAACAGTCCGACGAGCACCACGAGATGCTCGAGGCCATCGGTGCGGGCAACGAGCGGCTCGCCGAGTCGATCGCGTTCACGCACATCGAGAAGGGGCGGGCACCGTCCCTGAGCTTGCTGACGCAGGCGACGACCGCCGAGGGCGACACCGGCAGCGGGCGGCTCGCCCGGCCCTGAGGCGCTCGAGGCGGGCCGACGTCCGTCACCGACCCGCGCCTCCTGGGGTCGTCAGGCGGTGGACCCCGCCGCCGGTCCGGTCCGCGTCGCGAGGACGTCGCGCACGGTCGTCCAGCGTGCTGGGCCGTAGCGGTCGTTGTCGACGTGGCGCAGCTGCGCGTCGCCGCTGAACATGTTGACGAAGTACTGCATGCCCTGCCAAGCGGGGAAGGTGTCGTCGCCCTTCGACGTGCGACGCATGACGGCCGCCATCGCCGAGAGGGTGCCGGTCGTGCCGGCCCACTGCGGCTTGAAGGGCGTGCCGGTGAGCTCGCTCATCGTGCGAGCGACCTGGCGGGCGGTGACCCGGTCGCCGGCGACCTCGACGACGCGCGGAGCCTCGGGGTCGAGCGCGACCCGGGCGACGACGTGGGCGACGTCGTCCTTCGTCGTGAAGTCGAGCACCTGGTCGGCCGACGACCAGAACAGCACCCGCTTCCGGTCGAACAGGACCATCGGCGCGTCCCCGGTCAGCAGGTCGGTGAACATGCCGTTGAGCACCGACGTCGCCCGGATCGGAGCCGCGTCGACGTCGGCCGCGAACTCACGCCGCAGCTCGAAGTTGCGGTTGCTGCCCGGCGGGATGCTGCGGTAGTCGGCCGAGTAGTCCGAGGGCACGAACCGCGGCACGCCCGCCGCGACGGCGGCCTTCAGCAGAGCACGCTGCGCGTCGACGATCACGGGACGGACGCCGCTCACGGCCGACACGACGACGTCGGCTCCGCGGGCGGCCTCGGTCAGGGCGGGCACGTCCGTGTAGGAGGCGCGGGTCACCTCGACCCGGTCGTCGTCACCGAACAGCGTGGTCGCGCCGGTGCTGCCGGGGCGGGTCAGGACGCGCAGGCGCACGTCGCTCGTGGTGTCGCGGAGCAGCTCGCGGGAGATGCGCTGGCCGAGGTCGCCGGTCGCGCCGGCGAGGAGGACGGTGGTGGTCATGGGGGAGTGGCTCGTTCCGTCGGGGGGTCAGAGGCCAGTCTGCGCGCTCGGGGGCGGTGCGGTGCGGCGGGGGTGGGGTGGGGGTGCGGGTGCGGGTGCGGGTGGGGTGGGCTGGGTGGCGGTGCGGGTCGGGTGTGGGGCGCACGACGCCAGGATGTGGGCACAGCGCCAGGACGAGGGCTGGCGCTGTGCCCACTTCCTGGCGCAGTGTGCTGGGGACGGGGCGTCCCCGGGGACGCGACCCGCGCCTCCTCGGGGCTCGTGGCGTCGCCACGGTACCGGGACGTGGACTCGACGCCAGGATGTGGACACAGCGCCAGGACAAGGGCTGGCGCTGTGCCCATCGTCTGGCGTCGTGGGCCCGTTCCTCGTGCGGGAGGAGCACGATGGCGGGGACCCGTCGCACCCGTGCGCGGGCGAACGGAGAGAGCCGACCATGAGCACCACCGACCCCGACGACTTCGTCACCCGCGCCGCACGACGGGCCCGTGAACTCATCGACACCCAGGACGTCGTGCCGCCCGTCGCCCGGGGTGCCCTGCACGACCTCGCGGGCCGGGCCGAGACCGTGGTGCGCGACGTCACCGACCGGGCCGGGTCGTCGGCCCACGACCTGGTCGACCGCGCGGAGGTGATCGCCGACCGGGCGGAGAAGACCGTGCGCGACGTCGCCGAGACCGTCACGATCGCCGCCATGGAGGCCACCGACCAGGCCCACCAGCGCTACCGCCGCCGCTCCCGCGTCACCAACGCCGTGGGTGCCACCGTCATCTCGGGGCTGGTCGTGGCGCTGGTCGCGAGCAGGCGTCGGCAGTAGCGCCGCCGCTGGCCTGCCGGCCCGCCGACCTACCGGCCCGCCGCCCTGCTGACCTGCCACCCTGCCACCCCGCCACGAAGTAAACATCCCGCCACGAGAAAAGGTGGCGGGATGTTTACTTCGTGGCGGGGTGGCGGCGTGGACGCGGTCCGAGGGTGAGGAGGCGCGGTGCGAGGGGTCAGTCGCGCGCCGGCGGGTCGGGCAGCACGAGCTCGCGGTCGCCGAGTGGCGCCGACAGGGGCACGTGCACGATGCGGAGTTCAGCCGCGTCGGGCCTCGTCAACGGGTTCGATGTGCCGCAGCGCAACGGCGCGCCCTGGAACCGGATCTTCGAGGTGCCGGTCACCGCCACCGAGACCTCGTCGGCGCTCTCTTCGACGAAGACCGTCCCGGGCTGACAGCTGCCCTGCCGCACGGCGACGACGACGTCACCGTCGGCCAGGTCTCCGCCCAGTTCGCCGAGGTCGTCACGCCCGACGACCTTCGCCTGCCACACCGGCAGCCCCTGCTGCTCGCCCGTGGACCGCGACATCACACCGGCCACGCTCGTGGTCTGCTCGACGTCGGGGTCGAGGTCGATCTGCAGGTCGCTGTAGGACGAGAAGACGCCGATGTCCCAGGCGTCCTGCAACGACTCGCGTGCCTCCGCTTGTCGTTGCGCGGTGAAGCCCCAGAACCCGAAGCCGACCGAGAGCACGATCAGGATCACGCCCGAGACCCGGGTGTAGCGGATCAAGAGGTCGCTCGGCTCGGCCCGGTCGCCGTCGCGCACCTGCCAGCGCGAGCCGAACAACATGGCCCGGGGCGGCGCGACCAGGCACCAGACTCCGGCCAACACCCCGACGACGGATATCCATAACATGACGAAACCCTATCCAGTCCGGTCGCACGCTGCGCCAGCCAGCCAGCCAGCCAGCCCGCCAGCCCGCCAGCCCACCACGAAGTGAACATACCGCCACGCGAAAAGGTGGCGGCATGTTCACTTCGTGGCGGGAAGAGGTGGAGCCAACGCGACGCAGCCCTGCGCGCCGAGTAGTCAGGCCGCGAGCAAGGACTCGCTCGTGACGACGGTCGCGAAGCTCCCGTCGAGGGCGGCCATGAACGCCGCGTGGACGTCGCGGCCGGCGATGGTCGTCCCGCCGTGCACGAGGTCGGGGGCCGCGCAGGCGTCGGCGACGACGGTGCAGGCGAAACCGAGCTCGTGCGCGGCCCGCGTGGTCGAGTCGACGCACATGCTGCTCATCATCCCGACGATCACGAGTTCGGTCACGTCGCGCTCGCGGAGGCTCGCCTCGAGTCCCGTGCCCACGAAACTGTTCGGCACGTGCTTCTCGACGACCAGCTCGCCGTCGCGGGGCTCGACCGACGGGTGGAACGCGAGGCCGGCCGTCCCCGGGCGGAAGAACGTCGCGCCGTCACCGGTCGAGACATGGAAGACGTGCACGACGGGCTCACCCGACGCCCGGAATGCCTCGAGCACCTCGCCGGCGGCTGCTGCCGCCGCCTCGGGCTCGACGAGGGGGAACGCGCCCCCGGGAAAATAGTCCAGCTGGATGTCGACGATGAGCAGCGCGCGGGTCATCGTGCAAGCATGCCAGGCAGCACGCCCGGGGCGGGGACGAGGAGGCGCGGTGTGCGGCCGTCAGGCATCGCGCCTCCCGCGATCCGGTCGCCGGCCCGCGCCTCGTGGTCCCGTCGCCCCGCCCCGCCCCGGTCAGCTCCGCCCGTCCGTGGCCACCAACCCGCCACGAAGTGAACATTCCGCCACGACATGAGGTGGCGGATTGTTTACTTCGTGGCGGCGTGGTCGGTTGCGGGGTCGCGGAGCGCAGCGCGGCGGGGGGATAGGGCGACGTGCGGGGTGGCGGCGGCCGGGGCGGGGCGGGGCGGCCCAGCTCAGGGGCGCACCGGCACCGACGTCGGCACGAGCGTCGTCGCGACGACCGTCACGTCGTCGCTGCGCTCGCGCTCGCGGGCCAGACCCTCGACGACCTCGACGATGCGGGCCGGTTCGGGGGTCGCGGCGAGCAGTTGCTCGAGGTCGTGCAGCGCCTCGAGCTCGACCGGGAACAGGTCGAGCACCCCGTCGCTGACGCAGACGAACACGTCGCCATCGTCGAGCTGCGAGCGGTGCCGATGCCAGGCGGTGCCCACGCCGATCGGCAGGTCGGCCGAGTTGAGACGGTCGACGCCGCCCGCCGCGCGCCGGATGAACGCCAGCCCGTGCCCCGCGTCGGCCCAGAGCACCCCGCCGTCGGCGTCGATGCGGGCGTGGAACGACGTCGTGAACTGCGTCTCGGTGTCGTAGGCGCTCGTCGTCAACCCGACGGAGGCGCGGTGGAAGGCCTCGGCCGGGTCGCCGTCGTCGACGCTGCTGCGGATCACCGAGCGCACCGCGGCCGCGATCATGCCCGCGCCGACGCCCTTGCCCATCACGTCGCCGACGGTCACGGCGATGCCGGACGAGGTCGGGTACCAGTCGAAGAAGTCGCCGCCGACCTCGCGGGCCGGCACACAGGCCCCGAACACCGCGAACGCGTCGGGCAGGGTCGAGGCGTCCGGAGGCAGCAGCGACTGCTGCACCACGGCCGCCCGATTCAGTTCGCGCTCGACGGCGTGCTGCTGGGCCCGCGCCCGTTCGAGGCGCGCCTTCGCCTGGCGGGCCAGCTCGTTGACCGCCGCGGCCACCGTCGCGTAGACGATCAGGGCGAACGCCAGGCGGATCAGTTCGCTCGGGCCACGACCCTCCGAACTGAACAGGTACGGCAGCAGCAAGGTGACACACGTTCCGACCAGGGGCAGCAGCACGTTGCGCCGGCCGGGCCAGGACGCGACCCAGATGACCGCCAGCAGCACGATCGGCAGGAAGACCGACCGCTGGTCGCCCGTGCCGTAGCGCAGCAGCCCCACGGCGACGAAGTCGGCCGCGGGGACGAGCATCTCCCACCGGCGCAACTCGGCGTGGCGGGCCATCAGGGCGGCGAACACCAGCGCGGCGACGGCCACCGCGACGCCGAGCCACATCGTGATCGCGTCGGTGACGATCAGCCACGGCAGGGTCGCACTGAGCACCGCGGCCAGCACGA
This genomic interval from Frigoribacterium sp. Leaf415 contains the following:
- a CDS encoding GntR family transcriptional regulator, translated to MTAVTPESSLAEQTYRTLRRRIILGEYTQGARLVEATLAAELNVSRLPIREALPQLENEGFVRTLPRRSSRVVEWTEADITELFDARLSLETLAARLAARAAAAGASLDPLRKAIADEHRALDGNDWLEVAETSTVVHEVVVQIGGSALLTSLMRAVTGRMTWLFYLTSARDQRQQSDEHHEMLEAIGAGNERLAESIAFTHIEKGRAPSLSLLTQATTAEGDTGSGRLARP
- a CDS encoding aspartate/glutamate racemase family protein; this encodes MTDGAGGLRIAVVNCNTTESMTETAVARARLAVAPGTTVVGITPSWGVASAEGWYDSFVSAAAVLDTLGSLPDDVDGVVLAGFGEHGREGARELLDIPVVDITEAAAHVAMLLGRRFGVVTTVRRAVGQITDSLTTAGLMEHCVAVEDTGLGVLELEADPAATAEAFVAAGLRAVARGAEVVCLGCAGMAGLEEHVGERLPVPVVDGVAAAASLVETLARQGLTTSKIDSYATPLAKARSWPGPERAAARVE
- a CDS encoding HAMP domain-containing sensor histidine kinase — protein: MRRRLVASYLVIVGLALVAFTVPVGLQLTDLLRSDQREVALREARTIAVLLATATQADDATARGARVALLQLRDEMEEQTDGRVELIGVDRSPALGRPVVGADDGDFDDALSGQERVRSLDDSVLGERGLQVTVPATTDDGRVDGAVRVTVPTAPVDEEVRGIWIFRLAAGAVVLVLSVVASAVVATSLLRPLRLLDAMADRISRGDLTARADLDAMGPPEMRRLASTLNDGTRRIEVLLSAQRAFTADASHQLRTPLTALRLGLENLQDRLDDPADVAAVDRALSESGRLSRLVSDLLVLARSQGASATPVPVDVGAVLEARAEVWSSSAEDVGARIVVELGGPGFGRSGLGGSGSGGPGSGGPGLVALASPGQLEQALDNLIDNALRVCPTGEAVTLRATAPPESDAVLVEVIDRGPGMSEGDRARAFDRFWSTTPGGSGLGLAIARELVQHDGGSVDLVDTPGGGLTARLVLPRDTASTAGDRAR
- a CDS encoding NmrA family NAD(P)-binding protein, which codes for MTTTVLLAGATGDLGQRISRELLRDTTSDVRLRVLTRPGSTGATTLFGDDDRVEVTRASYTDVPALTEAARGADVVVSAVSGVRPVIVDAQRALLKAAVAAGVPRFVPSDYSADYRSIPPGSNRNFELRREFAADVDAAPIRATSVLNGMFTDLLTGDAPMVLFDRKRVLFWSSADQVLDFTTKDDVAHVVARVALDPEAPRVVEVAGDRVTARQVARTMSELTGTPFKPQWAGTTGTLSAMAAVMRRTSKGDDTFPAWQGMQYFVNMFSGDAQLRHVDNDRYGPARWTTVRDVLATRTGPAAGSTA
- a CDS encoding ABC transporter substrate-binding protein, which codes for MDQLNVTATANGLNYLPEYVADAGGLFAAAGLEVTATARDPWTGVLDDLESGEADVALGGLWVPGMYAGMDRRVTVVGQLNHRFPMTIVARDATGPVGLDWLAGKVALAPGAGGSAPYEFTAGLIREAGLDPAATRWVRDLSTAMMIELYRGGLGDAIVLDLLSASELVAAGHGTIVFSHLAEGGVMPNSVYYVRTDRVEELADRVERFVGAVEQGMRKITSDDADAEIATVLAARWPEKDPALLRSAVEQMTQGGVWDTTEIDADASDRWMRILVDGGLVGRAPSLDELTGGHAVRTVGAAS
- a CDS encoding ornithine cyclodeaminase family protein, whose translation is MTLVLASTEITDLLSGVDVFGVVEAVHADLGTGAMTQPAPVTLSGSDDTVFLPMAVRSDRLGLAAVKLMADVPGNTARGLPSQRSTIVVSSVETGECVAVLDGAMITRARTAAASAVATRHLARPDSRVLGLVGAGNLAVEHVRALRVARVPPQLDHVVVWSRSSSTVDRFVDAVGECAPGLAVTVADDVRAVVESSDVLCTLTPSVDPIVRGAWLRAGQHVNAVGARPRPTHRELDGAAMARGTLVVDGAATARAKSGDLLEALREGSLPADTRLRELGEIVAGIAPGRASADEVTVFDSVGLAAQDLAVAAAVVDLARARGVGDERHLAPVAVPA
- a CDS encoding DUF4184 family protein, which codes for MPFTPSHAVVALPFVRTPLPFGAVAVGSMAPDVPLFFPVGVTYEQTHGFPSLLVFSVPVAMLLYLVWRVLLRPAARALLPTSIGSRLPTSWDSRGHGYGPEAGQGPGVDTGSGPGLARTAPWALLALVLGVVTHVFWDAFTHPDRFGSMLIPALAEQWGPLVGTQWAQYVSSVGGLVVLGIAAVRYLRRTPPTTSPQTAALVPAARIRLVFWASLAAALVAGVVIVAATRGLPTDVHTAKSFTFFAGTLAGALVLVATAVAAVAVQLIRARAHPRRA
- a CDS encoding cysteine hydrolase family protein; protein product: MTRALLIVDIQLDYFPGGAFPLVEPEAAAAAAGEVLEAFRASGEPVVHVFHVSTGDGATFFRPGTAGLAFHPSVEPRDGELVVEKHVPNSFVGTGLEASLRERDVTELVIVGMMSSMCVDSTTRAAHELGFACTVVADACAAPDLVHGGTTIAGRDVHAAFMAALDGSFATVVTSESLLAA
- a CDS encoding MFS transporter, yielding MTAVSRTTAPPSSSGASVASVLDSIGFTRAQFWIFLLILAGEFFNTLEQNSVGAMGSHLKDSLQIGDVQLTGINTATVIGGLIGRLLAGYLADKYGRRFSLSLNLLIYTLGGLLSAVAMNYEWLLVSRLIVGIGIGGEFMIGIVMLSEMVATKFRGTAIGMINVGAGGLGNFISYGLFLLLLGPLEISLGGPDVVWRWTFVILAVPALLVVLYRRRLPETPRFLLSKGRVDEANRSLAILASNSLRPTDAKPPVQLSPDDLPPMPVHANPAAVFHRFVLRRTVALGVASWMAFGSQVTLNFLMPTLLVERGYSVTQSLLYTMIMNIGSLLGATTAALIAGRVGRRTAVTTAGVLGCLTALAFAALGNGTGAILVLGALFQYFTMVTNTTLATWTAEVFPTAIRASGASIVNGIGNIAGAIMPFLAVALYGSYAFAGVFGLAAAMYAVLVVAARFAPETRGRSLEDVNENALMAATPAPTPAATRATD